The sequence TTTAGGAACGGCGGAATAGATAGTTTTAATGCATAGGATGGAGAACCCTCAGTCATGATCAAAACACCCCATGTCAGCGTCGACGGTATCGTCGAACTTTTCGATGCCAAAGGCAGTTTTTTTGGTATCGTACTGATCGAACGCAAAAATCCGCCTCACGGCTGGGCGCTGCCGGGCGGATTTGTCGATATCGGCGAAACGGTCGAACAGGCAGTGCGCCGGGAAATGAAAGAGGAGATCAGCCTGGATGTCCGGGTGGAACGTCTGCTGGGTATCTACTCCGATCCCTCCCGCGATTCGCGTTTCCATACCGTCTCGGCGGTATTTGTCTGCCGCGCAACCGGGTTTCCCATCGCGGCCGACGATGCAAAAAAACTCCGGGTCGTTACACCCGAAGATGCGGTCAAAACGCCGCTGGTTTTCGACCACCGCCGGATTCTGGATGATTACATCAGTGGGAAGCAGTGCGTGACCTACTGAGCCGTCGCCATCGATGCCTCAGAAAGGAGTGGCTATAATTGCGTAATTTTTTTCAAGGCGATAGCGATGTTGACATTTAGTGACCTGCTGCTCAAACTGCAGCAATTT is a genomic window of Sulfurimonas sp. HSL1-2 containing:
- a CDS encoding NUDIX hydrolase; this translates as MIKTPHVSVDGIVELFDAKGSFFGIVLIERKNPPHGWALPGGFVDIGETVEQAVRREMKEEISLDVRVERLLGIYSDPSRDSRFHTVSAVFVCRATGFPIAADDAKKLRVVTPEDAVKTPLVFDHRRILDDYISGKQCVTY